In one Halosimplex halophilum genomic region, the following are encoded:
- the aroC gene encoding chorismate synthase codes for MNGNEFGRLFRFTTFGESHGEAMGCTVSGCPAGVEISEEVVQEELDRRKPGQSMITTSRGEPDEVSIKSGTQDGYTTGTPIGMVIQNKDARSGKYEPFITAPRPSHGDYTYSAKFGTRNWGGGGRSSARETVNWVAAGAVAKQVLEQSDHDVQVKAHVNQIGDIKAEGVTWEDMLEHTEDNEVRCADPEKAEEMRDAIDRYQQEGDSIGGSVYFECRGVPRGLGAPRFDSFPARLGQAMFSIPATTAVEYGQGREARETRGIDRNEDWEFDDGTRDDVVSEEGDPVPVGNDHGGLQGGITTGEPVYGEVTWHAPVSIPKTQQTVDWETGETKEAKVVGRHDPSLPPRAVPVVEAMLRVTILDFMLLSGRINPDRLDDRPGEYDTDYHPESPQNDPDDADTMTETVDED; via the coding sequence ATGAACGGCAACGAGTTCGGCCGGCTCTTCCGGTTCACGACGTTCGGCGAGAGCCACGGGGAGGCGATGGGCTGTACGGTGTCCGGCTGCCCGGCGGGGGTCGAGATCTCCGAGGAGGTCGTCCAGGAGGAGCTCGACCGGCGCAAACCCGGCCAGTCGATGATCACGACCTCCCGGGGGGAACCCGACGAGGTGTCGATCAAGTCGGGCACCCAGGACGGCTACACGACGGGGACCCCCATCGGGATGGTCATCCAGAACAAGGACGCCCGTTCGGGCAAGTACGAACCCTTCATCACGGCGCCCCGGCCCTCGCACGGCGACTACACCTACTCGGCGAAGTTCGGCACGCGCAACTGGGGCGGCGGCGGCCGCTCGTCGGCCCGGGAGACGGTCAACTGGGTCGCCGCCGGCGCCGTCGCGAAGCAAGTTCTAGAGCAGTCCGACCACGACGTACAGGTCAAGGCCCACGTCAACCAGATCGGCGACATCAAAGCGGAGGGCGTGACCTGGGAGGACATGCTCGAACACACCGAGGACAACGAGGTGCGGTGTGCCGACCCCGAGAAGGCGGAGGAGATGCGCGACGCCATCGACCGGTATCAGCAGGAGGGTGACTCCATCGGGGGCTCGGTCTACTTCGAGTGTCGCGGCGTGCCCCGCGGCCTGGGCGCGCCCCGCTTCGACTCGTTCCCCGCCCGCCTCGGCCAGGCCATGTTCTCCATCCCGGCGACGACGGCCGTCGAGTACGGCCAGGGCCGCGAGGCCCGGGAGACCCGGGGGATCGACCGCAACGAGGACTGGGAGTTCGACGACGGCACCCGCGACGACGTGGTCAGCGAGGAAGGCGACCCCGTCCCCGTCGGCAACGACCACGGCGGCCTCCAGGGCGGGATCACGACCGGCGAACCCGTCTACGGCGAGGTGACCTGGCACGCGCCCGTCTCCATCCCGAAGACCCAGCAGACCGTCGACTGGGAGACCGGCGAGACCAAGGAGGCGAAGGTCGTCGGCCGCCACGACCCGAGCCTGCCGCCCCGCGCCGTCCCCGTCGTCGAGGCGATGCTCCGCGTGACGATCCTCGACTTCATGCTGCTTTCAGGCCGGATCAATCCGGACCGCCTCGACGACCGCCCCGGCGAGTACGACACCGACTATCACCCCGAGAGCCCGCAGAACGATCCCGACGACGCCGACACGATGACCGAGACGGTCGACGAGGACTGA
- a CDS encoding HTH domain-containing protein, whose amino-acid sequence MQGGRDASDTRIEVYVRSLEPGEDRPQRRALDRLDALAAAGDIEGYEVVVWGDRAPPSRAAVRTRAGRFVLDRVTVFQRWAERNDASIEDAFGVRTVDSSITGERHEELVLPRLAVAAVREGRLLAVAPASVDGEHRPVDAVLDRLEDGSLPATTAVELRPLGGVRDTDTGPTDRREQVAPVDRDRTTRSPDVAGVTRRDPEPTEPVEGEVEPTGEPAEPVEGPAEPTEQQGDETGSDPGSAGSGDDRGDPPRTPYPPY is encoded by the coding sequence ATGCAGGGGGGACGAGACGCGAGCGACACGCGGATAGAGGTGTACGTGCGGTCGCTGGAGCCCGGCGAGGACCGGCCCCAGCGGCGCGCGCTCGACCGACTGGACGCGCTGGCGGCGGCCGGCGACATCGAGGGCTACGAGGTCGTGGTCTGGGGGGACCGCGCGCCGCCCTCGCGGGCCGCGGTCCGGACGCGGGCGGGCCGGTTCGTCCTCGATCGCGTGACGGTCTTCCAGCGATGGGCCGAGCGCAACGACGCGTCCATCGAGGACGCGTTCGGCGTGCGGACCGTGGACTCGTCGATCACCGGGGAGCGACACGAGGAACTCGTGCTCCCGCGGCTCGCGGTGGCCGCGGTCCGGGAGGGCCGGCTGCTGGCCGTCGCGCCCGCCTCCGTCGACGGCGAACACCGCCCGGTCGACGCCGTCCTCGACCGTCTCGAAGACGGGTCGCTCCCCGCGACGACGGCCGTCGAACTGCGCCCGCTCGGCGGCGTCCGGGACACGGATACCGGGCCGACAGACAGGCGCGAGCAGGTCGCGCCGGTGGATCGCGACCGAACCACGAGGTCACCGGACGTGGCGGGTGTGACACGGAGAGACCCGGAACCGACCGAACCGGTCGAGGGAGAGGTCGAACCGACGGGGGAACCGGCCGAGCCGGTCGAGGGGCCCGCCGAACCGACTGAACAGCAGGGCGACGAGACGGGCTCGGACCCCGGGAGCGCCGGGAGCGGGGACGACCGCGGCGACCCGCCGCGGACGCCGTACCCGCCGTACTGA
- a CDS encoding PspA/IM30 family protein → MGIISRASYVVRSKINAVLNRAEDPSETLDYSYEQLRDQLQDVKQGIADLTTQKKRLEIQKRRLEENVEKHNEQAREAVRQDRDDLARKALEKKKQKMNQIEDLEGQIAQLQDQQDKLVEQKNKLQSRIEEFRTKKETMKARYEAAEASAKVSEAMTGAGDEFEDVGRAIERAEERTEDMEARSQAMDELQETGAFDDVLSDKDDIDRELEQLSTDSSVDAELNTLKGEMGKGTTESESESESASGNGSGGSDSGSADVEDADVDMDVDTDVDAADVEADAEDVSVDDSEVEAELEELKEDEK, encoded by the coding sequence ATGGGAATCATCTCGCGCGCCTCGTACGTCGTCCGGTCGAAGATCAACGCCGTGCTCAACCGGGCGGAGGACCCCTCCGAGACGCTCGACTACTCCTACGAGCAGCTGCGCGACCAGCTCCAGGACGTGAAACAGGGGATCGCCGACCTGACCACCCAGAAGAAGCGCCTGGAGATCCAGAAGCGTCGGCTCGAGGAGAACGTCGAGAAGCACAACGAGCAGGCCCGCGAGGCGGTTCGGCAGGACCGCGACGACCTGGCGCGGAAGGCCCTCGAGAAGAAGAAACAGAAGATGAACCAGATCGAGGACCTGGAGGGGCAGATCGCCCAGCTCCAGGACCAGCAGGACAAGCTGGTCGAGCAGAAGAACAAGCTCCAGAGCCGCATCGAGGAGTTCCGCACGAAGAAGGAGACGATGAAGGCCCGCTACGAGGCGGCCGAGGCCAGCGCCAAAGTTTCGGAGGCGATGACCGGCGCGGGCGACGAGTTCGAGGACGTGGGCCGGGCCATCGAGCGCGCCGAGGAGCGCACCGAGGACATGGAGGCCCGCTCGCAGGCGATGGACGAGCTCCAGGAGACCGGCGCGTTCGACGACGTGCTCTCCGACAAGGACGACATCGACCGCGAGCTCGAACAGCTCAGCACCGACAGCTCCGTCGACGCCGAGCTGAACACGCTCAAAGGCGAGATGGGCAAGGGAACGACCGAGAGCGAAAGCGAGTCCGAGAGCGCGAGCGGGAACGGGTCCGGCGGGTCCGACAGTGGGTCCGCCGACGTGGAGGACGCGGACGTGGACATGGACGTGGATACCGACGTGGACGCGGCCGACGTGGAGGCCGACGCCGAGGACGTGTCGGTCGACGACTCGGAGGTCGAGGCGGAGCTGGAGGAGCTCAAGGAAGACGAGAAGTAG
- a CDS encoding RNA-guided endonuclease InsQ/TnpB family protein — translation MEIQRTAVVKLSVPDERRDDLKRTMNTFRDAAQRFADRGWGGDDDGYVITSRSRLQPLVYDEIREDTGLHSDLTVAAVNHAADALTGCVDRMKEGEQTSKPVFTSNTTVYNTNAISYFDGYCSLAAYGSGRVQAEYVYSDDSPQAEYMESDEWQKQGAKLRYDRQTDTYYLHVSVKQERDESSEEAESRTVLGVDRNVDGYLAVTSTGAFIGNADLLNHKRREYERRRAKLQQQGTRSAHLTIQSIGDTFANWSENFLHQASKRLVKEAVSQGCSVIVFEDLEQIRERISNASKFQQWAFRELKRQTTYKARGEGIAVESVHPAYTSQRCSHADCGFTHEDNRDGDDFACQECGRELHSDYNAARNIAHRYVQNRLKSGSGRATNHLALKSGTLNGNGDYSPSTV, via the coding sequence ATGGAGATTCAGCGTACCGCTGTCGTCAAGCTCTCCGTCCCCGACGAGCGGCGCGACGACCTGAAACGAACGATGAATACGTTTCGGGACGCCGCACAGCGGTTTGCCGACCGGGGGTGGGGCGGCGACGACGACGGGTACGTGATAACGTCGCGCTCTCGACTTCAGCCGCTTGTCTACGACGAGATACGGGAAGACACAGGGCTACACTCCGATTTGACGGTTGCCGCTGTCAACCATGCCGCCGACGCACTCACTGGTTGTGTAGACAGAATGAAAGAGGGAGAACAAACCTCGAAACCCGTGTTCACGTCGAACACGACTGTCTACAACACCAACGCAATAAGCTACTTCGACGGTTACTGTTCGTTGGCCGCATACGGCAGTGGGCGTGTTCAAGCCGAGTACGTTTACTCGGACGACTCACCCCAAGCTGAATACATGGAAAGCGACGAGTGGCAGAAACAGGGCGCGAAACTCCGCTACGACCGCCAGACCGATACCTACTACCTACACGTTTCCGTCAAGCAGGAACGCGACGAGTCGTCGGAAGAAGCCGAGAGCCGAACAGTTCTCGGCGTAGACCGGAACGTGGACGGGTATCTGGCTGTCACCAGCACAGGTGCGTTCATCGGCAATGCTGACCTGCTGAATCACAAACGCCGCGAATACGAACGCCGCCGTGCCAAACTCCAACAGCAGGGCACGCGAAGCGCCCACCTAACAATTCAGTCTATCGGTGACACCTTTGCTAACTGGTCAGAAAACTTCCTGCACCAAGCGTCGAAACGGCTGGTCAAAGAAGCCGTGTCACAGGGCTGTTCGGTAATCGTCTTCGAGGACTTGGAACAGATACGCGAACGTATCTCGAACGCCTCGAAATTCCAGCAGTGGGCGTTCCGCGAGTTGAAACGACAGACGACGTACAAAGCCCGTGGCGAAGGAATCGCCGTCGAGTCAGTCCATCCTGCGTACACCAGTCAACGGTGTAGTCACGCCGACTGTGGCTTCACGCACGAAGACAACCGCGACGGCGACGACTTTGCCTGTCAGGAGTGCGGCAGAGAGCTACATAGCGACTACAACGCGGCACGGAATATCGCACACAGGTACGTCCAGAATCGGCTCAAGTCTGGTTCTGGACGGGCGACCAATCACCTCGCCCTCAAGTCGGGGACGTTGAACGGGAACGGCGACTACTCGCCTTCCACGGTATAG
- a CDS encoding universal stress protein has protein sequence MYDDILLPTDGSKGTTETVEHAIAIARDNDATVHALYVVDSRRYRAAEADTKEEIVRSLEVEGERAVEDLQVALEDEGLAVETRLRDGIPHREIVDYVEEAGIDLVVMGTHGRTGRDRVQNLGSVTDRVVEDVGTPVLVVDIGD, from the coding sequence ATGTACGACGACATCCTGTTGCCGACGGACGGGAGCAAGGGGACGACCGAGACGGTGGAGCACGCCATCGCCATCGCGCGGGACAACGACGCGACGGTCCACGCGCTGTACGTCGTCGACAGCCGCCGCTATCGCGCGGCCGAAGCGGACACGAAAGAGGAGATCGTCCGCTCGCTGGAGGTCGAGGGCGAGCGCGCCGTCGAGGACCTGCAGGTCGCCCTCGAAGACGAGGGGCTCGCCGTCGAGACGCGACTGCGCGACGGCATCCCCCACCGCGAGATCGTCGACTACGTCGAGGAGGCGGGTATCGACCTGGTGGTGATGGGGACCCACGGCCGCACCGGCCGCGACCGCGTTCAAAATCTCGGCAGCGTCACCGACCGCGTCGTCGAGGACGTGGGGACGCCGGTCCTCGTCGTCGACATCGGCGACTGA
- a CDS encoding uracil-DNA glycosylase, whose protein sequence is MDARQDEIANPFGMDSECTNCPELVETRERVVHGYGDVGADFVVVGDQPSAAADETGVPFAGDQSLVWDILDRVGLVEGDPGAEEPVPDEVYLTYVTRCRHPDRGATDEEVRACEGYRSSELRMINPEIIVPVGQRAIEALAFQYTTKSAEELDVEELHATTMRGRGFELVPMVDPADQTPEQTEAFVEHFADLLGTDYRQTKGRQGSLETGRGPDTDE, encoded by the coding sequence ATGGACGCACGCCAGGACGAGATCGCCAACCCGTTCGGGATGGACAGCGAGTGTACGAACTGCCCGGAGCTGGTCGAGACGCGCGAGCGGGTCGTCCACGGCTACGGCGACGTGGGCGCGGACTTCGTCGTCGTCGGCGACCAGCCCAGCGCGGCGGCCGACGAGACGGGCGTCCCCTTCGCGGGCGACCAGTCGCTCGTCTGGGACATCCTCGATCGGGTGGGGCTCGTCGAGGGCGACCCGGGCGCGGAGGAGCCAGTCCCCGACGAGGTGTACCTGACCTACGTGACGCGCTGTCGCCACCCCGACCGCGGCGCGACCGACGAGGAGGTCAGGGCCTGCGAGGGATACCGCTCCAGCGAGTTGCGGATGATAAACCCCGAGATCATCGTCCCCGTGGGCCAGCGCGCCATCGAGGCGCTCGCCTTCCAGTACACCACGAAGAGCGCCGAGGAACTCGACGTCGAGGAACTCCACGCGACGACGATGCGCGGCCGCGGGTTCGAACTCGTCCCCATGGTCGACCCCGCCGACCAGACGCCCGAGCAGACCGAGGCGTTCGTCGAGCACTTCGCCGACCTCCTGGGGACGGACTACCGCCAGACGAAGGGCCGACAGGGCAGCCTGGAGACCGGCCGCGGACCCGACACCGACGAGTAG
- a CDS encoding threonine--tRNA ligase, which translates to MRLLFVHSDHLEFEAREEAGPDDLAETEGVPMEGRMEECVTAFISVESDDESDLDGVVANATDELRDVTGQLNTNRVVLYPYAHLSEDLADPDAAKAVMRDLESELEGEGYEVLRAPFGWYKAFEVACKGHPLSELSRHVSAHRDEAGGGTGEGEGEPDREPSEWRIMWPDGSTEDAVAAKPEVSEDMRAFVESEVEDVTASPGEEPPHVELMREKSLAGYDELSDAGNLRWYPRGKLVRDSLMEYVNDMVVDYGGMPVETPVMYDLGARPIDEHAGKFGERQYRFESGDRRMMLRFAACFGQFSIMRDMHIAASDLPLRIYEMSTYSFRREQKGEVTGLKRLRSFTMPDMHTATADMAGAREELLRQAKLSLRTGDDLGLEYQPALRVTREFYEANEAWVAEVVAELDKPALLEIIPERHHYWSAKVDFAAIDGLGRPMENPTVQIDVESAERFDITYTDAEGSHHPPILHYSPSGGIERVVAALLEETATMETPRLPTWLSPTQVRFVPVGEEHVEYCDELVEELAAAGVRADVDDRSESVGKRIARAETDWVPYYAVVGDRELDSGRLDVNVRADDTEVELTPRKLRERVRDETAGLPRKKRYLPKHVSDHPSFTGR; encoded by the coding sequence ATGCGACTCCTGTTCGTCCACTCGGACCACCTGGAGTTCGAGGCCCGCGAGGAGGCCGGCCCCGACGACCTCGCGGAGACGGAGGGCGTCCCGATGGAGGGGCGCATGGAGGAGTGCGTGACCGCGTTCATCAGCGTCGAGTCCGACGACGAGTCCGACCTCGACGGGGTCGTCGCGAACGCGACCGACGAACTCAGGGACGTGACAGGACAACTCAACACGAACCGGGTGGTGCTGTACCCCTACGCTCACCTCAGCGAGGACCTGGCGGACCCCGACGCCGCCAAGGCCGTCATGCGGGACCTGGAGTCCGAACTCGAAGGAGAGGGCTACGAGGTGCTCCGGGCGCCGTTCGGCTGGTACAAGGCCTTCGAGGTCGCCTGCAAGGGCCACCCGCTCTCGGAGCTCTCCCGGCACGTCTCGGCCCACCGCGACGAGGCGGGGGGCGGAACCGGTGAGGGCGAGGGGGAACCCGACCGCGAACCCAGCGAGTGGCGGATCATGTGGCCCGACGGCTCGACCGAGGACGCGGTCGCGGCCAAGCCCGAGGTGAGCGAGGACATGCGGGCGTTCGTCGAGAGCGAGGTCGAGGACGTGACGGCTTCGCCCGGCGAGGAGCCGCCCCACGTCGAACTCATGCGGGAGAAGTCGCTGGCGGGGTACGACGAGCTGTCGGACGCCGGCAACCTGCGATGGTACCCTCGCGGGAAGCTGGTCCGGGACTCGCTGATGGAGTACGTGAACGATATGGTCGTCGATTACGGCGGGATGCCGGTCGAGACGCCGGTCATGTACGACCTGGGCGCCCGACCCATCGACGAACACGCCGGCAAGTTCGGGGAGCGCCAGTACCGCTTCGAGTCGGGCGACCGCCGGATGATGCTCCGGTTCGCGGCCTGCTTCGGGCAGTTCTCGATCATGCGGGACATGCACATCGCCGCGAGCGACCTGCCGCTGCGGATCTACGAGATGTCGACCTACTCGTTCCGCCGCGAGCAGAAGGGCGAGGTGACGGGGCTCAAGCGCCTGCGCTCGTTCACGATGCCGGACATGCACACCGCGACGGCCGACATGGCGGGCGCCCGCGAGGAGCTACTGCGCCAGGCGAAGCTCTCGCTGCGGACGGGCGACGACCTCGGGCTGGAGTACCAGCCCGCACTGCGGGTGACCCGCGAGTTCTACGAGGCCAACGAGGCGTGGGTCGCCGAGGTGGTCGCGGAACTCGACAAGCCCGCCCTCCTGGAGATCATCCCCGAGCGGCACCACTACTGGTCGGCGAAGGTCGACTTCGCGGCCATCGACGGGCTGGGTCGACCCATGGAGAACCCGACGGTCCAGATCGACGTGGAGAGCGCCGAGCGGTTCGACATCACCTACACCGACGCCGAGGGGAGCCACCACCCGCCGATACTGCACTACTCGCCGTCGGGCGGGATCGAGCGGGTGGTGGCGGCGCTGCTGGAGGAGACGGCGACGATGGAGACGCCGCGGCTGCCGACGTGGCTCTCGCCGACGCAGGTGCGGTTCGTCCCGGTCGGCGAGGAACACGTCGAGTACTGCGACGAGCTGGTCGAGGAGCTGGCGGCGGCCGGGGTCCGGGCGGACGTGGACGACCGCTCGGAGTCGGTCGGCAAGCGCATCGCCCGCGCGGAGACGGACTGGGTGCCCTACTACGCCGTCGTCGGCGACCGCGAACTCGACAGCGGTCGCCTCGACGTGAACGTCCGCGCCGACGACACCGAAGTCGAGCTGACGCCCCGGAAGCTGCGCGAGCGGGTCCGCGACGAGACCGCGGGCCTGCCCCGAAAGAAGCGCTACCTGCCGAAACACGTCAGCGACCACCCGAGCTTCACCGGGCGGTGA
- a CDS encoding hybrid sensor histidine kinase/response regulator — MSGVSGDGIRVLHVDDDRDVSELTATFLERADERFTVETAADAAEGLDRLEDCAFDCVVSDYEMPGLDGIEFLERVRESCPELPFILFTGKGSEAVASEAISAGVTDYLQKETGTDQYTVLANRVANAVEHARSQRRVERSERRLRKIVDSLPHLVYVVDGSGTYRLVNEALAAFHGTTVEAIEGSTVDDVLSDRAAAKFLQDFRSVIETGEPKHLSGVEVADAEGRTHVFEPQIFPYDIGENGDRAVLGVTRDVTDRAERERKLERLQHRTRALMHTETAEETARVATEAADALLEARLSGVFLLDDGGDRLEPAAVVDAVREAFDEVPEYPRDAPEGSRAALVWDAFETGEPVRIDDVPADDRVDEPTPSRSVILYPMGDHGVFVVSAERTHAFSGTDEVLVEILATTLEAALDRTERRAELRSQRDELERKNERLEEFTSVVSHDLRNPLTVLNGAIEAAEATGDPEHFERGRDAVDRMDAMIENLLALSRQGEAISEPESVDLAEAAVRAWGAVETDAERLAVETDRTIRADPDRLAHLLENLFRNAVEHGSTSPQSQAPGDADGASSAEPSVADAPGDAVEHGSTSGHPEADDGVEHGAAGRAADEVGEDGLVVRVGDVDGGFFVADDGPGIPGDVREEVFESGFSTRGDSTGFGLAIVDRIAEAHDWSVAATESEDGGARFEITGVDFGE, encoded by the coding sequence ATGAGCGGGGTGTCGGGGGACGGGATCCGGGTCCTCCACGTCGACGACGACCGGGACGTGTCCGAGCTGACCGCCACGTTCCTCGAACGGGCCGACGAGCGGTTCACCGTCGAGACGGCCGCCGACGCCGCCGAGGGGCTGGACCGGCTCGAGGACTGCGCGTTCGACTGCGTCGTCTCGGACTACGAGATGCCGGGGCTCGACGGGATCGAGTTCCTGGAGCGGGTCAGGGAGTCCTGCCCGGAGCTCCCCTTCATCCTCTTCACCGGGAAGGGGTCGGAGGCGGTGGCGAGCGAGGCCATCTCCGCCGGCGTGACCGACTACCTCCAGAAGGAGACCGGGACCGACCAGTACACGGTGCTGGCCAACCGGGTCGCCAACGCCGTCGAGCACGCCCGGTCCCAGCGGCGGGTCGAACGCAGCGAGCGCCGGCTCCGGAAGATCGTCGACTCGCTGCCCCACCTGGTCTACGTGGTCGACGGGTCTGGGACCTACCGCCTGGTCAACGAGGCGCTGGCGGCGTTCCACGGGACGACCGTCGAGGCGATCGAGGGCTCGACCGTCGACGACGTGCTGAGCGACCGCGCGGCGGCGAAGTTCCTGCAGGACTTCCGGTCGGTCATCGAGACCGGCGAGCCGAAACACCTCTCGGGGGTCGAGGTGGCCGACGCCGAGGGGCGGACCCACGTCTTCGAGCCGCAGATATTCCCCTACGACATCGGCGAGAACGGCGACCGCGCGGTGCTGGGCGTGACCCGCGACGTGACCGACCGGGCGGAGCGCGAGCGGAAGCTCGAACGGCTGCAACACCGGACCCGGGCGCTGATGCACACGGAGACGGCCGAGGAGACCGCCCGCGTGGCGACCGAGGCCGCCGACGCCCTCCTGGAAGCCCGACTGAGCGGCGTGTTCCTGCTCGACGACGGCGGCGATCGGCTCGAACCGGCCGCCGTCGTCGACGCCGTCCGCGAGGCGTTCGACGAGGTCCCGGAGTACCCGCGGGACGCCCCCGAGGGGTCGCGGGCCGCGCTGGTGTGGGACGCCTTCGAGACCGGCGAGCCCGTCCGGATCGACGACGTCCCCGCCGACGACCGGGTCGACGAGCCGACCCCCTCGCGGAGCGTGATCCTCTACCCGATGGGCGACCACGGCGTGTTCGTCGTCTCCGCCGAGCGGACCCACGCCTTCTCGGGGACCGACGAGGTGCTCGTCGAGATCCTGGCGACGACGCTCGAAGCCGCCCTCGACCGCACCGAGCGCCGGGCGGAGCTGCGCAGCCAGCGCGACGAGCTCGAACGGAAGAACGAACGCCTGGAGGAGTTCACGAGCGTCGTCAGCCACGACCTCCGGAACCCGCTGACGGTGCTGAACGGCGCGATCGAGGCGGCCGAGGCGACCGGCGACCCCGAACACTTCGAGCGCGGCCGGGACGCCGTCGACCGGATGGACGCGATGATCGAGAACCTCCTGGCGCTGTCCCGGCAGGGCGAGGCGATCTCCGAGCCCGAATCGGTCGACCTCGCGGAGGCGGCCGTCCGGGCGTGGGGCGCCGTCGAGACCGACGCCGAACGCCTCGCCGTCGAGACCGACCGGACGATCCGGGCAGACCCCGACCGGCTCGCGCACCTGCTGGAGAACCTGTTCCGGAACGCCGTGGAACACGGTTCCACGAGCCCTCAGTCGCAGGCTCCTGGGGACGCCGACGGAGCGAGCTCCGCCGAGCCGTCGGTCGCTGACGCTCCAGGAGACGCCGTCGAGCACGGCTCGACGAGCGGTCACCCGGAGGCCGACGACGGGGTCGAACACGGCGCCGCGGGCCGGGCGGCGGACGAGGTCGGCGAAGACGGGCTCGTCGTCCGCGTCGGTGACGTCGACGGCGGGTTCTTCGTCGCCGACGACGGTCCGGGGATCCCGGGGGACGTGCGCGAGGAGGTGTTCGAATCGGGGTTCTCGACGCGGGGCGACAGCACCGGGTTCGGGCTGGCCATCGTCGACCGGATCGCCGAGGCCCACGACTGGAGCGTCGCGGCGACCGAGAGCGAGGACGGCGGCGCGCGCTTCGAGATCACCGGCGTCGACTTCGGGGAGTGA
- a CDS encoding alpha/beta hydrolase, whose protein sequence is MSEPVIVPGPRDVRGSLDEPDDADPTACVVACPPHPEMGGSRSDRRLAAVADALTDRSIACLRFDYGEWDEGRGELRDATAAFGWAAERYDRVGLFGYSFGGCLALVAAAERGDPATDRVDAGTDGADAGDGPAAVSALAPAPRVGDGPDAVDAVAAIERIDCPGQVVSGSRDDTVDAAAVVERARERGFAVTELAADHHFVGQADAVAAVVADFLGPRL, encoded by the coding sequence GTGAGCGAACCAGTGATCGTCCCGGGCCCCCGCGACGTGCGCGGGTCACTGGACGAACCGGACGACGCGGACCCGACAGCCTGCGTGGTCGCCTGTCCGCCCCACCCGGAGATGGGCGGGAGCCGGTCGGACCGGCGGCTGGCCGCCGTCGCGGACGCGCTGACCGACCGGTCGATCGCCTGCCTGCGGTTCGACTACGGCGAGTGGGACGAGGGCCGGGGCGAGCTTCGCGACGCCACCGCGGCGTTCGGCTGGGCGGCCGAGCGCTACGACAGGGTCGGCCTGTTCGGCTACAGCTTCGGCGGCTGCCTCGCCCTAGTCGCGGCGGCCGAGCGCGGGGACCCGGCGACCGACCGGGTCGATGCCGGGACCGACGGCGCCGACGCCGGGGACGGTCCCGCGGCCGTCTCGGCGCTCGCGCCCGCGCCGCGCGTCGGCGACGGCCCGGACGCGGTCGACGCGGTCGCGGCTATCGAACGGATCGACTGTCCCGGCCAGGTCGTCTCCGGGAGCCGCGACGACACGGTCGACGCCGCGGCGGTCGTCGAACGGGCGCGCGAGCGCGGGTTCGCGGTGACGGAACTGGCGGCCGACCACCACTTCGTCGGCCAGGCGGACGCGGTCGCGGCGGTCGTCGCGGACTTTCTCGGACCGCGGCTCTGA
- a CDS encoding CBS domain-containing protein — MLVRELMTTEVVTVGVDATLDDAVGKLLAEGVGSVVVVDGETPTGIVTESDALRAAHERGQPLDEIAVRDLAHPPLVTTDPDRTVQRVARTMAEEGVKKVVVTEGLSVLGIVTLTDVVYHVADLRKEAAAAAEDLAERDWRRGG; from the coding sequence ATGCTCGTCCGCGAACTGATGACGACCGAGGTTGTGACCGTCGGCGTCGACGCGACGCTCGACGACGCCGTCGGCAAGCTCCTCGCGGAGGGCGTTGGCAGCGTCGTCGTCGTCGACGGGGAGACGCCCACCGGGATCGTCACCGAGAGCGACGCGCTGCGGGCCGCCCACGAGCGTGGCCAGCCCCTCGATGAGATCGCTGTCCGCGACTTGGCGCATCCGCCGCTCGTGACGACCGACCCCGACCGGACCGTCCAGCGCGTCGCCCGGACGATGGCCGAGGAGGGAGTCAAGAAAGTGGTCGTCACCGAGGGGCTGTCGGTGCTTGGTATCGTCACGCTCACCGACGTGGTCTACCACGTGGCCGACCTCCGGAAGGAGGCCGCCGCGGCCGCCGAGGACCTGGCCGAGCGCGACTGGCGACGCGGCGGCTGA